A single window of Nicotiana sylvestris chromosome 3, ASM39365v2, whole genome shotgun sequence DNA harbors:
- the LOC138887851 gene encoding uncharacterized protein: MATPPNFEEGQSTYILPRFNEQYYGWWKTRMHDFIMAEDSELWYVICDGSYITTKVLAELPLPMPKTRKEYTDADRKAVEKNFRAKKILVCRIGPDEYNRISACETANEIWEALQTTHGGITQVKQSKIDMLTTENKLVRKIFSILPSSWESKVNAITEAKDLQKLTIDELVGNLKAYKMKRKIDSERREPKKKNNLVLKVDSSDSSEEDSDMAYLTKRFQKMVRRNGGILKRGSSSKPKNYDLYHKCRKPGHFIKDCHLLKQEYSEYNLEKAAKRKSVPDKDFKRKRSVDNVVKQALAAWGDSSSESEDETDAGDSSMMAVESEENEYDSIFTLMAQSDVDNSEVNFRDVQRNLKS; encoded by the exons ATGGCTACTCCACCAAATTtcgaagaaggtcaatctacgtACATACTACCCAGGTTTAATGagcaatactatgggtggtggaagacaagaatgcatgattttatcatggctgaggattctGAGTTGTGGTATGTCATATGTGATGGTTCTTACATCACAACAAAGGTACTTGCAGAACTTCCATTACCAATGCCAAAAACCAGAAAAGAATACACCGACGCAGACAGGAAAGCTGTGGAGAAAAATTTTCGTGCCAAAAAGATTTTGGTATGCAGAATAGGACCTGATGAATACAATAGAATTTCTGCTTGTGAAACTGCAAATGAGATATGGGAAGCTCTACAAACAACACATGGGGGAATCACTCAAGTAAAGCAatctaagattgatatgctcactaccga gaacaagctagtgaggaaaatTTTCAGTATCCTGCCCAGttcttgggaaagcaaggtgaatgctattactgaagCAAAGGACCTGCAGAAGCTGACCATAGACgagctggttggaaatctgaaggcctacaagatgaagaggaagatagacagtgaaagaagagaaccaaagaaaaaaaataaccTGGTACTCAAAGTTGATAGCAGTGACTCGAGTGAGGAAGAtagtgacatggcttacttaaccaaaagatttcagaaAATGGTCAGGAGAAATGGAGGAATACTGAAAAGGGGAAGCTCTAGCAAACCAAAGAACTATGATCTCTACCATAAGTGCAGAAAGCCTGGGCACTTCATCAAAGACTGTCATCTCCTGAAGCAAGAGTACTCCGAGTACAACCTTGAGAAAGCAGCTAAGAGGAAATCGGTTCCTGACAAGGACTTCAAGAGGAAGAGATCTGTTGACAATGTGGTGAAACaggctcttgcagcatggggagactcctctagtgagtctgaagatgaaacTGATGCAGGTGACAGCTCTATGATGGCAGTTGAAAGTGAGGAAAATGAATATGATTCAATATTTACTTTGATGGCCCAATCAGACGTTGACAACAGTGAGGTAAATtttagggatgttcagagaaatctgaaatcctaa